One window of Dehalobacterium formicoaceticum genomic DNA carries:
- a CDS encoding FtsX-like permease family protein, whose amino-acid sequence MKSYHALAWKELKTQKITSTLILIAIILSTMMTTVIGQSWGILQALREQQAGMLNGNRYATFHNLTEEQKLFLEKDDRLSFVGSNMTLGTAKLKNSGISLQLREYDEQDLSVYPTVTQLSKGHLPQKAGEIALPQDALDYLGFSGDIGDTVTLSLSISLLQDTEEAYEYQAEFTLCGILRSNYIGYSSGVVTGIAGEGTAEKWLSEKYKLYSTDFRTADKGGFQQTVSDLADKVGVPKSRIQYNWLYLSALGIDYSESDSDESKTSGFSYMTVAGIMIGALVLLAAGLVIYNILKIAVSKRIKEYGTLRAIGAHQGQLYRLVAEELILLCLAGIPIGAILGVISAGGITKAATSLFSPEIFMVQSIQELDKLIAQNSTGKLLPLLVSAAITLVFAFIAAMPAARYAARVSPTVAMHGITSKVKRKNRKDKHIRNFEAFYARLNLKRNTARTAITILSLVMSITVFVAIQSFSGLLDASQDVQKLHLGDYSITNDTIGFNPSVVEDLKLQQGISSVSTLKYSLYKQESDGTLPIETGFKLRPAETLQIIGVDEERLKSLMPALTKDEMQELKDGKACLIKNPIAIAYEGKQTETTSFTAGDTISVANNELKVFGNSDAVGLDNEGFVNGVQVVVFDTVYDQLTGKNTYSELYPILEDGANTQAVEQKIEQICNQTAGSRWLSYQNTDRQLEESYQQIRLIAWGLILFIGLIGLLNIINTTYTNIHTRINEIGMQRAIGMSTASLYKTFLWEGAYYGIIAGAIGAVAGYICTIFVEAAATDQLVFVAVPISPIIQAAFASIVACLIATCIPLSQIAKMSIVDSIETVE is encoded by the coding sequence ATGAAATCTTATCATGCACTTGCCTGGAAAGAGCTAAAAACTCAAAAAATAACATCCACGCTCATTCTAATTGCCATTATACTGTCTACTATGATGACAACGGTGATTGGTCAGTCTTGGGGAATTTTACAGGCCTTACGGGAGCAGCAGGCCGGAATGTTAAATGGAAACCGATACGCAACATTCCACAACTTGACTGAGGAGCAAAAACTATTTCTTGAGAAAGATGACCGGCTCTCTTTTGTCGGCAGTAATATGACTCTTGGCACAGCAAAGCTAAAGAACAGTGGAATCTCATTACAGCTTAGAGAATATGACGAGCAAGACTTATCAGTTTATCCAACTGTTACACAGCTTAGCAAAGGGCATCTCCCGCAGAAAGCAGGAGAAATCGCCTTGCCCCAGGATGCACTTGATTACTTGGGGTTTTCCGGTGACATTGGCGATACGGTTACACTTAGTTTAAGCATTTCACTCCTTCAGGACACAGAAGAAGCTTATGAATATCAAGCGGAATTTACCTTGTGCGGAATATTGAGAAGCAATTATATTGGCTACAGCTCAGGAGTTGTTACCGGAATTGCCGGAGAAGGAACTGCAGAGAAATGGCTTTCGGAAAAGTATAAGCTCTATTCGACGGATTTTCGCACGGCAGATAAGGGTGGCTTCCAACAGACCGTCAGCGATCTTGCTGATAAGGTTGGGGTTCCCAAGAGCCGCATCCAATACAATTGGCTCTACCTGAGCGCATTAGGCATTGACTATAGTGAGAGCGATAGTGATGAAAGCAAAACCAGTGGTTTTTCCTATATGACTGTGGCCGGTATTATGATTGGTGCATTGGTCTTATTGGCAGCAGGTCTTGTTATCTACAACATTCTGAAAATCGCGGTGAGTAAACGAATAAAGGAATATGGGACTCTACGGGCAATCGGCGCCCATCAAGGACAGCTTTATCGTTTGGTTGCAGAAGAGCTAATCCTGCTATGCCTTGCAGGTATTCCTATAGGTGCTATTCTAGGCGTAATATCAGCCGGTGGTATCACAAAAGCGGCTACCAGCCTGTTCTCCCCGGAAATCTTCATGGTGCAAAGCATTCAAGAGCTTGATAAATTGATCGCACAGAATAGTACAGGGAAGCTGCTTCCTCTGCTTGTTAGCGCAGCGATTACTTTAGTATTCGCCTTTATTGCTGCCATGCCTGCCGCACGATATGCCGCCAGGGTCTCACCCACCGTCGCCATGCATGGGATAACAAGTAAAGTGAAGCGGAAAAATCGAAAGGATAAGCATATCCGTAATTTTGAAGCATTTTATGCAAGATTAAATCTCAAACGAAATACTGCTCGAACTGCTATCACAATCCTGTCACTAGTGATGAGCATTACGGTGTTTGTGGCGATCCAATCCTTTTCCGGCTTGCTTGATGCTTCTCAAGATGTACAAAAGCTTCATTTAGGGGATTACTCCATTACGAATGATACAATTGGTTTTAATCCATCTGTTGTGGAGGATTTAAAATTGCAGCAAGGGATTTCTTCTGTATCCACCTTAAAATATAGCCTTTATAAGCAGGAAAGCGACGGCACTCTGCCTATCGAAACAGGATTCAAGTTAAGACCGGCAGAAACGTTGCAAATTATAGGAGTCGATGAGGAACGTCTGAAATCACTTATGCCAGCACTCACCAAAGACGAGATGCAAGAGTTGAAGGATGGAAAAGCCTGCTTAATCAAAAACCCCATTGCCATAGCTTATGAAGGAAAACAAACAGAAACAACCTCTTTCACAGCCGGGGATACTATTTCAGTTGCTAATAATGAACTGAAGGTATTCGGAAATAGTGATGCTGTCGGATTGGATAACGAAGGATTTGTAAACGGCGTTCAAGTGGTGGTGTTTGATACGGTTTATGATCAGCTGACAGGAAAGAACACCTATTCAGAACTGTACCCGATTTTAGAAGATGGAGCGAATACCCAAGCTGTGGAGCAAAAAATAGAGCAAATCTGCAATCAAACAGCAGGAAGCCGTTGGCTTTCTTATCAGAACACTGATAGACAGTTGGAAGAAAGCTATCAGCAAATTAGGCTGATTGCATGGGGGCTGATACTCTTTATCGGGTTAATTGGACTCTTGAACATCATTAATACGACCTACACCAATATTCACACCCGTATCAACGAAATCGGGATGCAGCGTGCAATCGGCATGAGTACGGCAAGCCTGTATAAGACCTTTCTGTGGGAAGGTGCCTATTACGGTATAATAGCTGGTGCTATTGGGGCTGTGGCAGGATATATTTGCACCATCTTTGTAGAAGCAGCTGCAACAGATCAACTTGTGTTTGTGGCTGTGCCGATTTCCCCCATTATTCAAGCAGCCTTCGCATCTATTGTTGCCTGTCTGATTGCGACCTGTATTCCCCTCAGCCAGATTGCAAAGATGAGCATCGTGGATTCCATTGAAACTGTTGAATAA
- a CDS encoding binding-protein-dependent transport permease, giving the protein MGKAIVAAIITLVLGLLIEAYLGVGDYQGIGTISSVAIMGGFIIYFNEKKK; this is encoded by the coding sequence ATGGGAAAAGCTATTGTTGCAGCAATTATAACTCTTGTATTAGGGCTTCTTATAGAAGCTTATTTAGGTGTAGGAGATTATCAAGGAATAGGTACGATTTCGAGTGTAGCTATTATGGGTGGATTTATAATTTATTTCAACGAAAAGAAGAAATAA